gactctatcaagagaactgacctacaagtgattggagtaccagaacagggagggataacagaaaatacagagaaaattgttggcagaaaacttccctgatattgtgaaagatgagaagatatctatccaaggtgctcatcgaactccacataaggtagatgttaaaagaaagtcaccaagatatattatattcaagcttgtcaaaaccaaagataaagagagaattataagagcagccagggataaacgaaaattcacctacaaaggagagccaataagaataagctcagactacttggcagaaaccatgaaagcaagaaggcaatgggatgacatatttaaaaaactgaaggaaaaaaattgcctgccaagaatcatatatccagcaaaactgtctcttaaatatgaaggtgaaattaagacatttgcagaaaaacacaagttgagggaatttgtaaaaaccaaaccaaaactacaagaaatactaaagggagttctttggtttgaaaatcaataatatcaggtatcgacccaagactagaacactgggcagagcaaccagaagtcaacccagacggggaaatccaaaaaaaaacaaaaaaaaaaaacaaagcaagcttaaaaaaaaaaaaagcccaatacAGGGTAACggagatgttattatataaaagaagacaatattaaaataataaaaagggactaagaaatgtaatcacacaccttccatatggagaggaagatacggcgatacaaggAAATAAAAGCTAGTTgtacatttagaaaaataagggtaaataacaaggtaaccacaaaggagacaaactatcctactcatcaaaataaaatacaagggaaaaatacagactcagcagaaacaaaattaacaacaacaaatatgaggaaaggaaaatatataaagaaaatctactcagcacataaaatcatgtgggaaaaagaagctgtcaagacacaaaaaaagacatcaaagtgatagcactgaattcatacctatccataattacaccgaatgtaaatggactaaatacaccaataaagagacagagagtggcagaatggattaaaaaacaagatccgtctatatgctgcctacaagagacacaccttagacttagagacaaaaacaaactaaaactcaaaggatggaaaaaaatatatcaagcaaaaaacaatcaaaaaagagcaggagtggcaatattaatttctgacaaaatagactttaaagttaaatccatcagaaaggagaaggaaggacactatataatgattaaaggaataatacaccaagaagatataaccatattaaatatttatgcactcaatgacagggctgcaagatacacaaatcaaactctatcagctttgaaaagtgagatagacagcttcacgataaaagtaggagacttcaacacaccaatttcggtgaaggacaggatatccagaaagaagctcaataaagacacagaagatctaaatgccacaatcgaccaacttgacctcgtagacatatacagaacactccacccaaaagcaaccaagtatactttcttttctagtgcacacggaacattctctagaatagaccacatattaggttataaagcaagccttagcagaatccaaaacactgaaatattacaaagcatcttctctgactataaggccataaaagtgggaatcaataacaggaaaagcagggaaaagaaatcaaacacttgggaactgaacaataccctgctcaaaaaagactgggttatagaagactttaagggtggaataaagaaattaagagaatccaATGTgaacaaaaacacttcctatcagaacctttgggacacagcaaaagcggtgctcagaggccaatttatatcaataaatgcacacatccaaaaagaagaaagggccaaaatcaaagaattatccctacaacttgaacaaatagaacgagagcaacaacagaaacccacaggcactggaagaaaacaataaaaattagagctgaactaaatgaaatagaaaacagaaaaacaattgaaagaattaacaagaccaaaaactgtttttttaaaaaactcaataaaattgataaaccattggccaaactgacaaaagaaaaacaggagaggaagcaaataaccggaataagaaatgagatgggcggtattacaacagacccaactgaaattaaaagagtcatatcagaatactatgaaaaacaatactcaaacaaatttgaaaacctaagagaaatggatgaattcctagaaacatactacctacctaaactaacacaaacagaggtagaacagctaaatagacccataacaaaagaagagattgaaaaggtagtcaaaaaactcccaacaaaaaaagccctggtctggaaggcttcactgtagagttctaccaaatgttcagagaagagttaacaccactactactaaaggtatttcagagcatagaaaagggtggaatactaccaaactcattctatgaagccaccatctccctgataccaaaaccagataaagataccacaagaaaagaaaattatagacctatatccctcatggaaatcctggtggcgtagtggttaagtgctacagctgttaaccaagaggtcggcagtgcaaatccaccaggctctccttggaaactctatgggggcagttccactctgtcctgtaggatatccctcatgaaggtagatgcaaaaatcctcaacaaaattctagccaatagaattcaacaacatatcaaaaaaataattcaccatgaccaagtgggattcagaccaggtatgcagggatggctcaacattagagaaaaaattaatttaatccaccacataaataaaacaaaagacaagaatcacatgattttatcaattgatacagaaaaggcatttgacaaagttcaacactcattcgtgataaaaactctcagcaaaataagaatggaaggaaaattcctcaacataataaagggcatttatacaaagccaacagccaacatcaccctaaatggagagaggctgaaaacattcccactgagattgggaaccacacaaggatgccctttatcgccgctcttattcaacattgtgctggaagtcctagccagagcaattaggctagataaagaaataaagggcatccagattggaagaagtaaaagtatctccatttgcagaagacatgatcttatacacagaaaaccctaaagaatcctcaggaaggctactgaaactaatagaagagtttagcagagtatcgggattcaagataaacatacaaaaatcagttggattcctctacaccaacaaaaagaacatccaagaggaaatcaccaaatcaatgccatttacagtagcccccaagaagataaaatacttaggaataaatcttaccagagatgtaaaaggcttatacaaagaaaactacagtacacttctgcaagaaaccaagagacttacaaaagtcaaaaaacatactttgctcatggataggaagacttaacattataaaaatgtctattccaccaaaagcaatctatacatttaatgcaattccgatccaaatcccaaggacattctttaatgagatttagaaacaaatcaccaacttcatatggaagggaaagaggccccggataaataaggcattactgaaaaagaaggacaaagtgggaggccttactttacctgattttagaacctattatgctgccacagtagtcaaaacagcctggtactggtacaagaacagatacatggaccaatggaacagaattaagaatccggacataaatgcatccacatatgagcagttgatatttgacaaaggccccaaaacagttaaatgggggaaagacagtctttttaacaaatggtgctggcataactggaaatccatctgcaaaaaaatgaaacaaaacccacacctcaaaccatgcacaaaaactaactcaaaatggatcaaagacctaaatataaaatctaaaacaataaagatcatggaagaaaaaatagagacaatgttaggagccctaatacatggcataaacagtatagaaaacattataaagaacataggagaaaatctagataactgggagctcctaaaaatcaaacacttatgctcatccaaagacttcaccaaaagagtaaaaagactacctacagactgggaaaaagtttttagctatgacatttctgatcagcgcctgatctctaaaatctacatgatactgcaaaaactcaactgcaaaaagacaaataacccaattaaaaaatgggcaaaaagatatgaatagacacttcactaaagaagacattgaagtagctaacagatatatgaggaaatgttcaggatcattagccattacagaaatgcagatcaaaactacaatgagatttcatctcactccaacaaggctggcattaatccaaaaaacacaaaagaataaacgtcggagaggttgtggagagattggaacacttctacactgctggtggaatgtcaaatggtacaaccactttggaaatcgatttggcccttccttaaaaagttagaaatagaactaccatacaatccagcaatccgactccttggaatatatcctagagaaagaaaagcctttacacaaacagatatatgcacacccatgtttattgcagcactgtttacaatagcaaaacgatggaagcaaccaaggtgcccatgaacagatgaatggataaataaatgatggtggAATACtctgcatcgataaagaacagtgaggaatctgtgaaacatttcataacatggaggaacctggaaggcattatgctgagtgaaattagttgcaaaaggacaaatattgtataagaccactattataagaccttgaggaatagtttaaactgagaagaaaacattcttttgtggttacaccaggggggagggagagagggtgggagggggcatccactaattaggtagtagataagaactactgtaggtgaagggaatgacagcacacaatacaggggaggtcagcacaactggactaaaccaaaagcaaggaagtttcctgaataatctgaatgcttcgaaggccagcgcagcaggggcaggggtctggggaccatggtttcaggggacatctaagtcaattggcataataaaatctattaagaaaacattctgcatcccactttgaagagtggcatctggggtcttaaacactaggaagcagccatctaagatgcatcaattgctttcaacccacctggatcaaaggagaatgtagaacaccaaggacacaaggtgattatgagcccaagggacagaaagggccacataaaccagtgactacatcatcctgagaccagaaaaactagatggtacccggctacaaccaatgactgccctgacagggagcacaaaggagagcccctgagggagcaggagagcagcgggatgcagaccccaaattctcataagaccagacttaatggtctgaatgagactggaaggacccctgtggtcatggcccccagaccttctgttgccccaggacaggaaccattcccgaagccaactctttaaacatggactggactggacaatgggttggagagggatgctggtgaggagtgagcttcttggatcaggtggacacttgagactatgttggcatctcctgcctggagaggagatgagagggtggagggagttagaagctggcgaaaaggacaggaaatgagagagtggagggagagagcaggctgtctcattagggggagagtaattggaagtgtatagcaaggtgtacatgggtttttgtgagagagactgacttgatttgtaaactttcacttgaagcacaataaaaattattaaaaaaaaaaaggcaaatgacccaattaaaaaatgggcaaaggatatgaacaggcacttcaccgaagaagacattcaggtaggtaacagatacatgaggaaatgctcatgagcattagccattagagaaatgcaaatgaaaactacagtgagattccatttcaccccaatgaggctggcattaatccaaaagacacaaaataatgaatgttggagaggctgtggagagactggaacacttctacactgctggtgggaatgtaaaatcgtacaaccactttggaaattgatttggcagttCCTTGAAAAACTAGTAATAGAActtccatacaatccagcaatcccactccttggaatatatcctacagaaataagagcctttacacgaacagatacatgcacacccatgttcactgcagcactgtttatttacaacagcaaaaagatggacagaATCAATGtgaccatcaatggatgaatggataaataaagtatggtatattcacacagtggaagaacaatggtgaatctgtgaaacatttcacaacatggaggaatctggaaagcattatgttgagtgaaattagtcagttgcaaaaggacaaatattctatgagaccactcttacaagaagtcaagaaatagtttaaaaacaggagaaaatattctttgatggttctgaaagtggggagggagggagaggggttttcactaattagatagtagactaaaactattttagatgaagggaaagacaatgcacaatacaggagaggtcagcacaactggactaaaacaaaagcaaagaaatttcctgaatacgaCAGAACTCTTCcaaggccagaatagcaggggcagggatctggggaccatggtttcaggggacatctaggtcaaatggcataacaaaatgtattaagaaaacattctgcataccactttggtgagtggcgtctggggtcttaaacagtagcaagcggtcatctaagatgcatcaattggtctcaacctacctggagcaatggagaatgaagagcaccaaagacacaaggtaattatgagcccaagagacagaaagcggcacgtaaatcagagactccatcagcctgagaccagaagaactagataatgcctggctataactgatgactgctctgacagggaataaaacagagaatccctgatggtgctggagagcagtgggatgcagacctcaaattctagtaaaaagaccagattacttaatggtctgactgagactagaaggactctggagggcatggtccccagacctcctgttagcccaagactggaaacattcccaaagccagctcttcacacagggattggactggactatatgatagacaatgatactggtgaggagtgagcttttggctcaagtagagacatgagtctatgtgggcagctcctgtctggaggggagatgagagggcagaggggcacagaagctggctaaacagacacggggaatatagggttgagggaaggagtatgctgtctcactaggaggagagcaactaggagtacataggaaggtgtatataaattttcatatgagagactgacttgattagtgaactttcacttaaagaacaataaaaaaaaaaaagaaatgaaaagaagcattgcatcaggcaaatcggctgcaaaagatctctttgaagtgttcaaaagctaagatgtcaccttgaggactaaggtatgcctgacccaagccatggtgttttcagttgtctcatgtgcatgtgaaagctggacaatgaataaggaagactgaagaagaattgacgcctttgaattgtggtgttgccaaatattgaatataccatggactgccgaaagaatgaacaaatcgtcttggaagaaatacagccagaatgctccttagaagcagcgatagcaagactacatctcatatactttgggcaggttatcaggaggaatcagtccctggagaagaacatcatgcttggtaaagtagaggatcagcaaaaagaagaagaagctcaatgacatggattgacacagtggctgcaacaatgggctcaagcatagcaacaattctgaggatggcgtaggtatgggcagtgttttgttctgttgtgtgtagggtcgccatgagttggaatcgactctagggCACCTAAGAAGAACAACAACAGGCGTCTATCCAACACTTAGGACAGTAATGAAGGTCATCCAGGGGTGCTATCTACTATTGCTTGGGGCACCAAATGGAAATTAATCAGTGGTTTCATTTATGCTTATTTTCTAGCTTGGTTCTAGAGCCCTGCAGGCTATCATCCTTActctcctccctctcccacccttgaGGACTCTCAGCAAGGCCATCCAACAGCTTCCTACAAGGATCACTGTGGGTTGTCTGACCTTTGTCCGGATGTGCCTTTAGGCTTCCCTCAGGAAACTGGGCACATTTCTCCCAGGGAGCTCTCCAGAGCCTGCCAATAGGTCGACATTTGTGGAGGTGTGATAAAATGGCAGGTCACAATTTTCTTAAAGCGACATGTGGAAAAGTGCAACCTTCCAGGGAAAAACGTCTGCTCCGAGTGAAGTTCCTCCAGCTTAATGTTCAGTTTCTCCAGGCAGAGCCCCACAAACACATCTTCTAATTTAATAAAGGGGACGCTCTCAGAAACATAATATACTTGGCTTGCAACATCACCAGAAAAAACATAGCCCGTGCCAGAGCAAAAAGGCGGGTACTTGTCCCACGGGTACTCCAATTTACTGACAAACCACTTACTAGAATTATCCCTAATTgggaattcattcatttttaagaagccagtgaaaaacctagttgttctgtttttctttagAAGTAGTTCAGTCAGATAGTAGACGTTTACAAACATGTCACAGTCTGTCTTCATCACAAAGGCAGCCTCAGGGCAGTAGTGGTGGACCCATTCGATGCCCATCATGGTCTTCAGAGTCAAATTGAAATAGACGTCCACAAAGTCCTTCTGGATAATATCTCTGTATTGCTGGCCTTCCTGGGTCACTACTGTCATTTCCTGGTCTTTGGTTGTGATTCCCAGGAGAAAGaaggtttttatttgttttcctttcacGACCATCTCTCTTCCCCAAGTCTGCCTGATGGCCATCCGAGCGGCCACCTGTCTGTGCGAGGAAGTCACCAGCAGGACAAGGAAGGGAGGATTCTCTCTGCAGTCTATTTCCGGGAGCTGAAGGAAGTTCCCACTTTCTTTCTTGAAAACAAACAGCTCTTCTTTAAAAGGAGTCAGATTGTACACACTAACATACAAGCAAAGGGCCCCCAgaaccaaaataaaaatgtgtgtacATCTCATCTTTGAGTAAGCCATCTGCAAGAAACAAAGTCAAATTATTAGATTTCAAAAGCGTGAGGGTATGTGTGGCTTCACTTTGGGTGGCTAAGGTGGGGGAGAGACCTGTGGCTCAGGAACCATGGTTCTGAAACTCTGGAATCCTGTTGCACATAGAAGTTGAGTTCTAGATGCAAAAATTTGAGCATAGAGGATTTCCAGCACCTTCTCTCCAGGGTGTAAGATGAAGAGCACCAGGAATCTCACACtggtcctggctctgcctctcccCAGCCTCACCCTAGAGGAGCCTCAGATTTTTTGTCTGTAAAAATAAGGGACCAGGTCTCTCACTAGACTCCTCATTGGTCCATCTGTCCTTGTCCTTCAGTGACTTCCTGATGGAGTCCAGGTAGAGAACCTGTAAGACTGGAAACCATGTGTTCTAGGCCTAAGTGTATGGACCATTTGCATTTCTTCCTCTGCTAATTGTGTTGCTCCCAGAAGGAAGCAAGACAAGCTTTCTGATTTATACAAACTACCTTGGAATTGTGTCTCTGCTAGGAGTTTTTGTTAGCCGCCATCTAGTCAAGCCCTGGCTCATAGTCagcctgtgtgttacagagtagaactgctccatagggttttcttggctttaatctttatggaagcaggtcacccatctttttcttctgcaaagccactgggtggcttcaaactgccagcctttaggttgggGCCACCTGTGCTCCTCTCTGCTAGGAGCATTTATATTTTCAGGTAGCTGTTTACAATGTCCTGTGTGATACTTGCATCTTTGCCCACCCATCTCTCTGTTCTTGGCAATTCAGCATCATCAATGTTAATGTTATAAGAAAGCAAATAACTCACTTTTTGCTGGGTCAGAGGAACTGCCGCTTTGACAGCTAAGCCACAGGGAGATGCAAAGAGGAAATTCCTTTCAGAGACTTGTCAGTGTAGGATGTTTGGCAGCAGCAGGTACTGGGCTTGGCTTGTTTCCCCAAAATGATGCTTCTGTTTAGTCAGGAATCACtagaaggaaaagcaaaaagaacaGGGTCTTTCAAATCACACGTTCCTCACCATTTGGTCTCACAGTTCGCTCTTTCTGAGTCTGGCTCCATGCTGGTTCACTACCTACCTACGCAATGCTAAGCCAGCATGTGAGCCCCACACCcagcctcggttttctcatccgtaaaatggggatgatcaaGGCTAACATAGTCTGCCACATAGTCATCTGTTGGCAAggataaacccattgctgccgaatcaattccaactcatagggtagTGATATGTAATTATCTGAGAATTTTTTCAGGGCTTCAGGCCAGGATAGTACCTCCTAGCTTCTGAGGAGACATGAAGAACCCAAATTTCTTACAGACCAATTTCTCATCCTGGTGATTTACCTTCTGTATATAACACAGTGTGGGACTGGTgcctaaaaatttaaaaacaaccataatatagttgccattgagtagatttgattctgactcagtcaTTTCACGTCATTCAGAATAGAATGGAtcaccatagggtttttaatggctgtgatcttgtagatctccaggacttcctaccagaaaaaaaaaaaaaaaaccaaggcacCTTCTAAATGTGGATTcaaactttcagctagttgtcgagcacttaactgtttgcaccacccagggactcctaaggaaTTTAACCTAAGGAAGAAATTCACCAATTCTCAACTCAGTGTTGGTGTCTGAAAATCATCATCCTGGGTGAGAGGATGGGGGGCCAGCAGGGAAAGACGTGCAGGGAGAGGTGAAGAAGGGGTAGGCTACTTTAATGGCAAAAGAGTAACTCAAAATTTCTTCCACTTTCTGTTCCAAATATATTCACCATcattgctgtgtgctgttgagtcaatgctgattcatagggaccccatgtgacagcaaaactgccctacagggttttttaAGATGTGATCTTTAGAGGGGcaaatcaccaggtttttctcctgcgaAGCCACTGGGTGCAGTCTCCTTATATTCACCATGAAAGGCATTAAAGAATCCCAGGGTTTTGCAGCACTAGCTACCCCTCCAGGGATCCTTCTCCTAGAGGTCCCCTTAGCCAAGCTGGTGTTCTTCTCGGCTCCCTATGGGGTTCCTGTCTGGCTAGATCTCTCATAGCGTGCCCCTTGACTCCGGGGGAAGTCACTGCAGGAGGCAGGTGGAAGGCAAGAACCCCTTGGATCCCATGCTCCAGGGGCGGTGAaaattctttcttcctttgtaagATGATTGAGTTGCATGACTGGGATTTGTAGGTCATGTGGCAGGGAGAGGGTGCAGGGAATCAAAGTGCATTACACTCCGCCCTCCCGCCCCCATACATTTTGGAAACATGGACGCTAAATGCAGGGGAAGATgatatttttctcctttcctttgttGGGTagttttgatcttctttagttGTTTCAGTAGTGAACTTCAATTTCTCATTCTGTTAACATGATTTTTCCAGGACCCTTCCCTCGGACCTAAATTCTAGGGGGGGATGCTCACCTGTGACAGACAGTGGCCATGGCCTTAACCTCTCGCTGGATTCCAAATGGCATCAAGGATGCAGAACTAGTGCCAGGATCAACCTGCAAAAAGCCCTGTGGGGTCTCTGTTGTCAGTGCAGTTCTAACACTTTTTGTGCCTAAAATGAAGGGACCAACAAGCAAGCCCTGCAGAAGTCACCCCCTAGAGTCCCCATTTACAAAGCCCCTGAGTCTTTGATTGCATCTGTACCATGTGCACAAAGAACCAGGAATGCAGCCTTCCCTGGAGGGCGAATCTGGGCAGGGCACCAGGCACCATCAGGGCAGTGTGCACCCATCAGGCTAGAGTCCTCTTGAGGCTGCCTGGGAGACAGAAGACCTCAACACAAAGCAGCTCCTCCCTCCCGGGCAGGGCCATCAATAGGCACTCTGCTCTGGAAGCCCGCCTTCCTACACACCTGTACCAGGTGTGTGAACTGTCCAGTTGTCAACAGTTTATTTAGTGGATTCTACATCCAGGGCTTTGCCCTTTAGCCCATGATCAGTGTAGACAAGGAGAGAGAGCTTTGTAATGAGTAGAGAAGTATTGCAGCTgaataataaataaaagcaagCCTGAGGGTGTGGCATCCCCCTCCTCCTCTGTCCACCAGCCCTCAGAGACTCCTCGCTGCCTGTACCACTTCTTTCTGTGGGTTCGGCTCTAAGTGCATGTCACTGTACCCCTTTTGGCTGGGAGTATCCATCTGGACAAGGTGTATGCCTTATGTTCCTCTTAATCCCCCAGAGGGCTGTGTGGTTTCAATGATGGGAGCATTTTGAATTAAAGTGGAGCAAGTGAGTAATGCACACAAAGCTAGTGGCTTCTGGGAAGGGCAAGGCAGGCTGAGGGGACACCGGGAAGCTGGTGTCCTAACTACCTTCCTAGGCATATTTAAGTTAAGTGTTTATATCAATGGCCTTAAGTAAaacagattaccttccataaccTCAGTGGGCCTTATTAAGTCATTtcaaggccatgattctcagtggtttgggagatattatataatcatcctccattttgtgatctgatgtgagcagccaattaaTCGAAAGGGgcatttccttggggatgtggcttCCATCCAATAGATATGGACATTCTGTCAAAGTTCCCCCTCTCACCATCCAGCATCCAGCTCGTCATTCTCTGACCTCCTGTTCTGGGGACATAAGCTAGCAGCCTGCTGTCAGATTTTGGGATTTTCCAGCCCCCACagtcctgtgagccagcagcttgtgGTCTGACCTTctaattttgggttcatcagcccttgcATCCATgtaagtcagaagaagcctccagcctggtgcctgacccacagatttggcacttgccagtctccacaactgcatgagccatgtCCTTGAAATAAGTCCCTca
Above is a window of Loxodonta africana isolate mLoxAfr1 chromosome 2, mLoxAfr1.hap2, whole genome shotgun sequence DNA encoding:
- the LOC100653877 gene encoding beta-1,3-galactosyltransferase 5-like, with the protein product MAYSKMRCTHIFILVLGALCLYVSVYNLTPFKEELFVFKKESGNFLQLPEIDCRENPPFLVLLVTSSHRQVAARMAIRQTWGREMVVKGKQIKTFFLLGITTKDQEMTVVTQEGQQYRDIIQKDFVDVYFNLTLKTMMGIEWVHHYCPEAAFVMKTDCDMFVNVYYLTELLLKKNRTTRFFTGFLKMNEFPIRDNSSKWFVSKLEYPWDKYPPFCSGTGYVFSGDVASQVYYVSESVPFIKLEDVFVGLCLEKLNIKLEELHSEQTFFPGRLHFSTCRFKKIVTCHFITPPQMSTYWQALESSLGEMCPVS